A region of the Amycolatopsis sp. cg13 genome:
GCCTCAACGGGGGCTCGTTCGCGCCGCTGGACGTCCAGGTCCGCGACGGGTCGATGCTCGGCGCGCGGGAGCCCGCCGCGTGCCAGTACTACTACTCCAGCCTCGGCATGCTCATCGATCTCGTCGTGGCCGCGCTCGCGCCCGCGATGCCGGACCGCGTCGCCGCGGCCAGCTACGGCGATTCGATGATCGTGCAATTCGCCGGTGAGCATCCGCGGACGGGGGAGCCGTTCGTGACTCTGGAGGCGACCGTCGGCGGCTGGGGCGCCTGGGAAGGCGGCGACGGGGAAACGGCGCTGATCAACAACGTCAACGGGTCGCTGCGGGACCTGCCGGTGGAAGTAGTCGAAACGCTGTATCCGGTGCGGGTGAACGAATACCGCATCCGCACCGGCTCCGGCGGCGCGGGCCGCTGGCGCGGGGGCGACGGGGTGATCCGGGAGTACGTGATGGAGGCGGACCAGGACCTGTCGCTGTGGTGGGAGCGTTCGGTGACGCCCGCGTGGGGTCTGTTCGGCGGGTCGTCGGGGGCGCCGCCGCGGGTGGTGCTGAACCCTGGCACGCCGGAGGCGCGAGAGATGTTGAAGGTGAACAGCCTCCGGGTGCATCGAGGGGATGTGCTGCGATGCGAGTCGGGTGGGGGAGGGGGATACGGGACGCCTGCGTAGGTGTAGCGCGGGGATTCCGCGAGGTGACTGTCTACTGTGGAGCTTCAGCGAGCAGCCCGACCTCGTGCAGATGATCGAAGATGACCTGGTCGACCGGGGACACCCGGCCCCGGTCGGGGTAGGTCAGCCAGACGATTTCCTCGATCTCGCTGCTAGGAGCGAGGGTCCCTCGGTAGTCGGCGGTGTAGCAGGTCATCCGGACCACGATGCCCGTCGCGTGACCGTGGGCTTGAGCCTGGAAGGTGCCGAAATGCCGGGCGCTTTCGGGCTTGACGGCGACGGTGAGCTCCTCGTCGATCTCGCGGACGAGAGTCTGGAGATCGGTCTCCCCGGGTTCGCGTTTGCCGCCGGGGAGGTAGTAGACGTCTTTGCCTCGGGAACGAGTGCTGAGAACCCTGCCCGCGTCGAACGTGATCCAGGCGATCTTGTCGATGACGGTCAACGGGTTTCCTTCCGGGCTTTTGTCGAGTGAAGATAGCTGGCGCGGGCTTGCGGCTCAACTGGATATGCTGGCAGCGCAATGGAATCGACTGAGTCTTCCCTTGACGGCCGTCGCTCGTTGGTGTTCCTCGATGTCGACGGAACGCTGCTGCCGTTCGGCCCTGCGCCCGGGCGTGAACCGCTTGAGCCGGGTCCTCTGCTGGATCGACTCGATCCGCGCTGGGGGATCCGGCTCGCCGCGCTGCCTGCCGAATTGGTGTGGGCGACGACGTGGGAAGAAGAAGCCAACACCGAGATCGCGTCGCGGCTCGGCTTGCCGCCGCTGGCGGTCGTGCGCTGGCCGGAGCTCTCGGCGGCGGAGGTGCGCGAAATCCGGTGGTTCGGTGTGCACTGGAAGACCCGGACGCTGGTCGAATGGGCGGACGGACGTCCCTTCGTCTGGGTCGACGACGAGATCGCCGACACGGATCGGGAGTGGGTGCGTGCCCGCCATCCCGGTCGTGCACTGCTGTATCGCGTCGCTCCGGATCTCGGTCTCGTGGAGGAGGATTTCGTGGTGATCGGCGAATGGCTTCGGTCATCGTGAGAGCTGGCGCTCCGCCAACGCCTTGCGGCACAAGGAATCAGCCCGGCGAGTCGTCTCCGGCAGGCGGTAGTTCCGTGCCAAGGCCAACGTCGCGTCGCTGGTCTCCGCCAAGCCGATCCGGTGGCCGGCCGAAACGAAGACCGGCTTGACTCCGGTCCGCGTCCGCAGTGCACGCCCGACGACCTCGGCGTCGTCGAGCAGCGGAGC
Encoded here:
- a CDS encoding HAD domain-containing protein; protein product: MESTESSLDGRRSLVFLDVDGTLLPFGPAPGREPLEPGPLLDRLDPRWGIRLAALPAELVWATTWEEEANTEIASRLGLPPLAVVRWPELSAAEVREIRWFGVHWKTRTLVEWADGRPFVWVDDEIADTDREWVRARHPGRALLYRVAPDLGLVEEDFVVIGEWLRSS
- a CDS encoding NUDIX domain-containing protein gives rise to the protein MTVIDKIAWITFDAGRVLSTRSRGKDVYYLPGGKREPGETDLQTLVREIDEELTVAVKPESARHFGTFQAQAHGHATGIVVRMTCYTADYRGTLAPSSEIEEIVWLTYPDRGRVSPVDQVIFDHLHEVGLLAEAPQ